The Physeter macrocephalus isolate SW-GA unplaced genomic scaffold, ASM283717v5 random_676, whole genome shotgun sequence genome has a segment encoding these proteins:
- the YWHAH-AS1 gene encoding LOW QUALITY PROTEIN: putative uncharacterized protein YWHAH-AS1 (The sequence of the model RefSeq protein was modified relative to this genomic sequence to represent the inferred CDS: deleted 1 base in 1 codon; substituted 2 bases at 2 genomic stop codons), whose product LSRPNSGSFGFSIVVVSSGRIPWPQAGSGTCSGAQCWVYGEPHDAGTLSRSXLYPQSLELCSAYIRCSINICXMTEGIVPASGCQQAPREQGRWKENSWTPATPYISSIFSESDSRPPGMPFEPAEFRALLHFGKAATALIKQPGN is encoded by the exons CTTTCCAGACCTAACTCGGGCTCCTTTGGGTTCAGCATAGTCGTAGTTTCCTCTGGAAGGATCCCTTGGCCACAAGCTGGGTCGGGCACCTGCTCTGGCGCACAGTGCTGGGTCT ACGGGGAACCCCATGATGCAGGGACCTTATCACGCTCATGActgtatccccagagcctagaactGTGCTCGGCATACatcaggtgctcaataaatatttgctgaatgactgaagGCATCGTGCCAGCATCGGGATGCCAG CAGGCCCCGAGGGAGCAGGGGAGATGGAAGGAAAACTCCTGGACTCCTGCCACGCCTTACATTAGCAGCATCTTCTCCGAGTCCGACAGCCGGCCCCCTGGGATGCCATTTGAGCCAGCTGAATTCCGGGCACTGCTTCACTTTGGAAAGGCAGCCACAGCCCTCATCAAGCAGCCCGGTAATTGA